In a genomic window of Thermoanaerobaculum aquaticum:
- a CDS encoding sigma 54-interacting transcriptional regulator — protein sequence MARLIHQQTPRAGGPLVAVDLGTDRSFLVHSELFGCKKGAFTGAQEHEGLVRAANGGTLFLDEIGDVPLDVQACLL from the coding sequence TTGGCTCGGCTCATCCACCAACAAACCCCGCGGGCGGGAGGCCCTTTGGTGGCGGTGGATCTCGGAACCGACCGTTCTTTTCTGGTCCACTCCGAGCTTTTTGGGTGCAAGAAAGGGGCCTTTACCGGCGCCCAGGAGCATGAGGGCTTGGTGCGGGCAGCCAACGGCGGCACGTTGTTTTTGGACGAAATCGGCGACGTGCCACTGGACGTGCAAGCCTGCCTTCTGTAG
- a CDS encoding gamma-butyrobetaine hydroxylase-like domain-containing protein — protein sequence MKDPKFSVEQALVVGHEVVVRWRDGHESYFPGDMLRKACPCAGCKGEKHLFGKATLPTLKPMSAQAFVPVAVRLVGNYGVQVVWADGHDHGIYHVENLRRLCPCPQCGGSQNEEEPDAPLA from the coding sequence ATGAAGGATCCCAAGTTTTCGGTGGAGCAAGCTCTGGTGGTGGGCCACGAGGTGGTGGTGCGGTGGCGGGACGGGCACGAGTCCTACTTCCCCGGGGACATGCTGCGCAAAGCTTGCCCCTGTGCTGGCTGCAAGGGGGAAAAGCACCTTTTCGGCAAAGCCACCTTGCCCACCCTCAAGCCCATGTCGGCCCAAGCATTTGTGCCGGTTGCGGTGCGGTTGGTGGGCAACTACGGCGTGCAGGTGGTGTGGGCCGACGGCCACGACCACGGCATTTACCACGTGGAGAACCTGCGCCGCCTGTGCCCTTGTCCCCAGTGCGGGGGCAGCCAAAACGAGGAGGAGCCCGATGCACCCCTGGCATGA
- a CDS encoding carboxypeptidase-like regulatory domain-containing protein yields MRAVVWLSAAVLTLGFAAAGAVEVEITFSSSGTDIAGKTRYAAVLQGRALVAEVELPPGEVSWKLRLEPGEYTVACGAEGYGNKSLRMVVQEGKQQAVRCGLLPLVAVKGRLVSKINGKPIAGGTVGPAFLALHELPFESKLLERHLRLKHEGVSDEEGRFSFGLLPGDNVVLVATAAEHGFRVMGPLVVGSQGLDLGDVALEGGGRVRVRVEPWGQDFAQGKWWVDLVPSGQLQESSSRLLDPQSVIMALLSKPLGENGEVSFEAVPAGTYVALLSTLPERLLRRSGGSIPEGMTYRPSHSTSPFVVAAGSFQEVLLRPTRWEVTVSVSGLEKGRCADFEPWAFSPVVNYTVSGHWENQNACEFSVLLEASGPWILGLRRRGGAGESAVPLGTVDIPEGSGKKEVQLTVAIRSVEGKVVDAAGNPVPFAEVRLSNSLSCSNRGFSWRGKTDRNGSFLCPAAPAEPLVVWAYRSDLGWAMEEKVMDEPLVLRLVAGKQVSLRVLNEEGNPVSAQLQFSPQGAEGLTVGVLDEKGEAVIRHMPTVDGSLLVALLSPDAEAKSLGHFKLFVPAEKRGFLGVYQALPGAKVSWWPGNLPKGGAFCALETEDGAILGTDAFEVLTFGSDASRPGLVSKRWERLAPGRFRPVVTDEACKPIWRGKWFVVGAGETVELREKAQLQ; encoded by the coding sequence ATGAGGGCGGTTGTGTGGTTGTCAGCGGCGGTGCTTACCCTTGGTTTTGCAGCGGCAGGTGCTGTGGAAGTGGAGATCACCTTCTCCAGTTCAGGTACGGACATCGCCGGAAAAACTCGTTACGCAGCGGTGCTTCAGGGTAGAGCCCTGGTGGCGGAAGTGGAGCTGCCACCGGGGGAGGTTTCCTGGAAGCTTCGCCTTGAGCCGGGCGAATACACGGTAGCCTGTGGCGCCGAGGGGTACGGCAACAAGAGCCTCAGGATGGTCGTACAAGAGGGGAAGCAGCAAGCGGTGCGGTGTGGATTGCTGCCTTTGGTGGCGGTGAAGGGGCGGCTTGTTTCCAAGATCAACGGCAAACCCATAGCCGGTGGCACGGTAGGTCCCGCGTTTCTCGCTCTCCACGAGCTTCCCTTTGAAAGCAAGCTCCTCGAGAGGCACCTGCGCTTAAAACACGAAGGCGTAAGCGATGAGGAAGGGCGGTTTTCCTTTGGGCTTCTTCCCGGCGATAACGTTGTTCTCGTGGCCACAGCAGCGGAGCATGGGTTTCGCGTGATGGGCCCGCTGGTGGTGGGCTCCCAGGGGCTTGATTTGGGTGATGTGGCGCTGGAGGGTGGGGGGCGGGTGAGGGTGCGGGTGGAGCCCTGGGGACAGGACTTTGCCCAAGGGAAGTGGTGGGTGGATTTGGTTCCCTCCGGCCAGCTTCAGGAAAGCAGCTCGCGGCTATTGGATCCGCAAAGTGTAATTATGGCTTTGCTTTCCAAGCCCTTAGGCGAAAACGGCGAGGTCTCCTTTGAGGCGGTACCTGCGGGAACCTACGTGGCGCTTTTGAGCACGTTGCCGGAAAGGCTTTTGCGGCGCAGCGGCGGAAGCATTCCCGAAGGGATGACCTACCGGCCTTCCCATAGCACGTCGCCTTTTGTGGTGGCGGCTGGCAGTTTCCAAGAGGTCCTGTTGAGGCCCACGCGTTGGGAGGTGACGGTGAGCGTTTCGGGCCTTGAAAAGGGCCGCTGTGCGGACTTCGAACCCTGGGCGTTTTCTCCAGTGGTGAATTACACCGTTTCCGGCCATTGGGAAAACCAGAATGCTTGTGAGTTTTCGGTCCTTCTTGAGGCTTCCGGGCCGTGGATTTTGGGGTTGAGGCGGCGGGGAGGGGCGGGGGAAAGCGCTGTTCCCCTGGGAACGGTGGATATCCCGGAGGGCTCAGGGAAAAAGGAAGTTCAACTGACGGTTGCTATCCGGTCGGTGGAAGGAAAGGTTGTGGATGCTGCCGGTAACCCCGTGCCTTTCGCCGAAGTTCGCCTGAGCAACTCGCTTTCTTGCAGCAATCGAGGATTCAGTTGGCGCGGCAAGACAGACCGAAACGGGAGCTTCCTGTGCCCCGCAGCCCCGGCAGAGCCGCTGGTCGTCTGGGCGTATCGCTCGGATCTGGGCTGGGCCATGGAAGAAAAGGTCATGGACGAACCACTGGTCCTGCGCCTGGTGGCGGGCAAACAGGTGAGCCTTCGGGTGCTCAATGAGGAAGGAAACCCGGTGAGCGCCCAGCTTCAGTTTTCGCCCCAAGGCGCCGAGGGGCTTACGGTTGGTGTGCTGGACGAAAAAGGCGAAGCTGTCATCCGCCATATGCCCACTGTGGATGGCTCGCTTTTGGTGGCTCTGCTGAGCCCGGATGCCGAGGCAAAAAGCCTGGGTCATTTCAAGCTGTTTGTGCCGGCGGAAAAGCGCGGCTTTTTGGGGGTGTATCAAGCTCTACCCGGTGCCAAGGTGAGCTGGTGGCCCGGGAATTTGCCGAAAGGCGGTGCTTTTTGCGCGCTGGAAACGGAAGATGGCGCCATACTGGGCACGGATGCCTTTGAGGTTTTGACCTTTGGTAGCGATGCCTCCCGCCCCGGGTTGGTCTCCAAGCGGTGGGAGAGGTTGGCGCCAGGGCGTTTCCGGCCGGTGGTGACCGACGAAGCCTGCAAACCGATTTGGCGGGGCAAGTGGTTTGTGGTAGGCGCCGGTGAAACCGTTGAGCTCAGGGAAAAAGCACAGTTGCAGTAA
- a CDS encoding AAA-type ATPase lid domain-containing protein gives MRERREDVLIVARQWLEKMTGKQIALSSETEKLMLQHPWPGNFREFFIAYRQALVNSQRGAWNRSALACPQGQKARGGWLATTV, from the coding sequence CTGCGCGAGCGGCGTGAAGACGTGCTCATCGTGGCACGGCAGTGGCTGGAGAAGATGACCGGCAAGCAAATCGCGCTTTCCTCTGAGACCGAAAAGTTGATGCTCCAACACCCCTGGCCCGGCAACTTCCGGGAGTTTTTCATCGCCTACAGGCAAGCCTTAGTCAATTCACAAAGGGGAGCATGGAACCGCAGCGCCTTGGCTTGCCCTCAAGGCCAGAAAGCAAGGGGTGGCTGGCTAGCCACCACGGTTTGA
- a CDS encoding thiamine diphosphokinase — MDAVIVANAPFRFWPEAVRRARQAGLLLAADGGANHLANVGLRPHFVVGDLDSVSPEVRAWIGEERVVPRPDQDHTDLEKTLLFALEQGASRVLILAATGGRLDHALENLGLLGRYGERLACEIREEKTRIVPVFSQASFAVPVGATVSVMPLGHCARVWLSGLAWPLAGEPLSLVSRTSLSNRAVEPEVHVKVEGGVLLAFLPC; from the coding sequence ATGGACGCGGTGATTGTCGCCAACGCCCCATTTCGGTTTTGGCCTGAAGCCGTGAGGCGGGCCCGGCAGGCCGGGTTGCTTTTGGCCGCCGATGGCGGGGCAAACCACCTGGCCAACGTAGGCTTGCGCCCGCATTTTGTGGTGGGCGATTTGGATTCGGTGTCGCCCGAGGTGCGGGCGTGGATTGGGGAAGAACGGGTGGTGCCGCGTCCCGATCAAGACCACACGGATTTGGAGAAAACCCTGCTGTTTGCCCTGGAACAAGGGGCTTCCCGCGTGCTCATCCTGGCGGCCACCGGCGGACGCCTCGACCATGCCCTGGAAAACCTGGGGCTTTTGGGCCGCTACGGGGAGCGGCTGGCCTGCGAAATCCGGGAGGAAAAAACGCGGATCGTGCCGGTGTTTTCCCAGGCGAGCTTTGCCGTTCCCGTGGGGGCCACTGTGTCCGTCATGCCGCTGGGCCACTGTGCCCGGGTGTGGCTTTCGGGCTTGGCCTGGCCTTTGGCGGGGGAGCCCTTGAGCTTAGTCTCCCGCACTTCGCTTTCTAACCGGGCGGTGGAGCCTGAAGTGCACGTGAAGGTCGAGGGAGGGGTGCTCCTGGCGTTTCTGCCCTGTTAG
- a CDS encoding inorganic diphosphatase — MHPWHDVYVDDHVIEKAFPVVIEVPMGSKNKYELDKESGFLRLDRVLYSAVYYPANYGFIPRTFCDDGDPLDALVLMQEPVHPLTVVQARAIGAMRMRDEKGLDDKILAVAVDDPAFADYTHHGQLPAHTLREIKRFFQDYKALENKEVVVEEFMGPEEALGILRESLDLYRRLRRGELPRKA; from the coding sequence ATGCACCCCTGGCATGATGTGTACGTGGACGACCATGTCATTGAAAAGGCGTTTCCCGTGGTCATTGAAGTGCCCATGGGCAGCAAAAACAAGTACGAACTGGACAAGGAATCGGGTTTTCTGCGGCTGGATCGGGTGCTTTACAGCGCGGTGTATTACCCGGCCAATTACGGCTTTATTCCCCGCACGTTTTGCGACGACGGTGATCCTTTAGATGCACTGGTGCTTATGCAGGAGCCGGTGCATCCCCTCACCGTGGTGCAAGCGCGGGCCATTGGCGCCATGCGCATGCGGGATGAAAAGGGCCTGGATGACAAAATCCTGGCGGTGGCGGTGGACGATCCGGCCTTTGCCGACTACACCCATCACGGCCAGCTTCCCGCCCACACGTTGCGGGAAATCAAGCGGTTTTTCCAGGATTACAAGGCCCTGGAAAACAAAGAAGTGGTGGTAGAAGAGTTCATGGGGCCGGAGGAAGCGCTGGGCATTCTCCGGGAAAGCCTGGACCTTTACCGCCGTTTGCGCCGGGGGGAGCTTCCCCGCAAAGCGTAA
- a CDS encoding helix-turn-helix domain-containing protein gives MEAPHLGLPATDPGLGIREDKHTHAKGDHSPGELVDRLVAEILAGKASLPETLEELESKAIFVAMEKTGSLRAAARVLGLSHSTLKCKLEKHSPDAKSSARF, from the coding sequence GTGGAAGCTCCACACCTGGGCCTTCCTGCCACCGATCCGGGTTTGGGCATCCGCGAAGACAAGCACACCCATGCAAAGGGCGACCACTCCCCGGGGGAGTTGGTGGACCGACTCGTTGCCGAAATCCTCGCCGGCAAGGCTTCTCTTCCGGAAACCCTGGAGGAATTAGAAAGTAAAGCCATTTTCGTGGCCATGGAAAAAACCGGAAGCTTGCGTGCCGCAGCCAGGGTGCTGGGCCTTTCTCATTCCACCCTTAAATGCAAGCTGGAAAAGCATTCCCCAGATGCGAAGTCAAGCGCTCGCTTTTGA